Proteins found in one Sphingobium sp. V4 genomic segment:
- the truA gene encoding tRNA pseudouridine(38-40) synthase TruA gives MTRFAFTVEFDGRPFMGWQRQAHGPSVQQAIEDAILAVTGERAVIHAAGRTDAGVHGLAMRAHAEIAKEIAPFRIMEAINARLRPAPVAILACDAVPDDWHARFSCIGRSYVYRIANRRAPLTFEQGLAWRVIQPLDADAMHEAAQILVGRHDFTTFRSAHCQAESPVKSLDRLDVARDGDRIAIHAAARSFLHHQVRSMVGCLTMVGMRRWSADDLRAALEAKDRAALGLNAPPDGLYFVRAAYPGEAVL, from the coding sequence ATGACCCGCTTCGCCTTCACCGTCGAGTTTGACGGCCGCCCCTTCATGGGCTGGCAACGCCAGGCCCATGGGCCCAGCGTGCAGCAGGCCATCGAAGATGCGATCCTCGCCGTCACCGGCGAGCGCGCGGTGATCCATGCCGCCGGGCGGACCGATGCGGGCGTCCATGGCCTGGCGATGCGCGCCCATGCGGAGATCGCGAAGGAGATCGCCCCCTTCCGCATCATGGAGGCGATCAATGCGCGGCTGCGGCCGGCCCCGGTGGCGATCCTGGCGTGCGACGCCGTGCCCGACGACTGGCACGCCCGTTTTTCCTGCATCGGCCGGTCCTATGTCTATCGCATCGCCAACCGGCGGGCGCCGCTGACCTTCGAGCAGGGGCTGGCGTGGCGGGTGATCCAGCCGCTCGATGCGGATGCAATGCACGAGGCCGCGCAGATATTGGTCGGGCGGCATGACTTCACCACCTTCCGGTCGGCCCATTGCCAGGCGGAAAGCCCGGTCAAGTCGCTCGACCGGCTGGACGTGGCGCGCGACGGCGACCGCATCGCCATCCATGCGGCGGCCCGATCCTTCCTTCACCATCAGGTGCGGTCGATGGTCGGGTGCCTGACGATGGTCGGGATGAGGCGGTGGAGCGCGGACGACCTGCGCGCGGCGCTGGAGGCGAAGGATCGCGCGGCGCTGGGCCTGAACGCGCCGCCCGATGGCCTCTATTTCGTCCGCGCCGCCTATCCGGGCGAGGCGGTCCTATGA
- a CDS encoding queuosine precursor transporter, with translation MNEGAVHKVDAGALGTRPLRYFDFFMAAFVAILLLSNLIGAAKLSTLGGFTFGAGILFFPLGYVLGDVLTEVYGYARARRCVWAGFAAMLFMALMSWVVVALPPAEGWPDQKAYEAVFGSTWRIVFASLCAFWAGEFANSFVLAKMKLLTQGRHLWTRTIGSTVVGQGVDSLIFYPLAFYGDWSDAQVLTVMVTNWAMKVGWEAILTPVTYAVVGFVKRREGLDVYDAGTNFTPFRASL, from the coding sequence ATGAACGAGGGGGCTGTTCACAAGGTCGATGCCGGGGCGTTGGGTACGCGCCCGCTGCGCTATTTCGATTTCTTCATGGCGGCATTCGTCGCCATATTGCTGCTGTCGAACCTGATCGGCGCGGCCAAGCTATCGACGCTGGGCGGCTTCACCTTCGGCGCTGGCATCCTCTTCTTCCCGCTCGGCTATGTGCTGGGTGACGTGCTGACCGAAGTCTATGGCTATGCTCGCGCGCGCCGCTGCGTCTGGGCGGGTTTCGCCGCGATGCTGTTCATGGCGCTGATGAGCTGGGTGGTGGTCGCCCTGCCGCCTGCCGAGGGCTGGCCCGACCAGAAGGCCTATGAAGCGGTGTTCGGCAGCACCTGGCGCATCGTCTTCGCCTCGCTCTGCGCCTTCTGGGCGGGCGAGTTCGCCAACAGCTTCGTCCTCGCCAAGATGAAGCTGCTGACCCAGGGGCGGCATCTGTGGACGCGCACGATCGGATCGACGGTGGTGGGGCAAGGGGTGGACAGCCTGATCTTCTACCCGCTGGCCTTCTATGGCGACTGGAGCGACGCGCAGGTGTTGACGGTGATGGTCACCAACTGGGCGATGAAGGTCGGCTGGGAAGCGATCCTGACCCCCGTCACCTACGCCGTGGTGGGCTTCGTCAAGCGGCGCGAAGGGCTGGACGTCTACGATGCCGGCACCAATTTCACGCCCTTCAGGGCCAGCCTGTGA
- a CDS encoding glutathione S-transferase family protein produces the protein MMKLFIGNKAYSSWSLRGWLACKLSGLPFEEVVVPLYDEAWEKRREGDEFAPSSGKVPILWDGDDIVVWDSLAIVEYLNEKTGGDKFWPADPAARAMARSMAAEMHSSFAALRREHSMNIRQIYPAVPPSEAVAQDIARIMQLWAEARARHGGDGEYLFGAFGAADLMFAPVVTRFITYQLPVARFAEAYMRAVIAHPWMQEWIGGAQAEEWVIDKFEVPPQTA, from the coding sequence ATGATGAAGCTGTTCATTGGCAACAAGGCCTATTCGAGCTGGTCGCTGCGCGGCTGGCTGGCGTGCAAGCTGTCCGGCCTGCCCTTCGAGGAGGTGGTCGTCCCCCTCTATGACGAAGCCTGGGAAAAGAGGCGCGAGGGCGACGAGTTCGCGCCGTCGTCGGGCAAGGTGCCGATCCTGTGGGACGGCGACGACATCGTCGTTTGGGACAGCCTGGCGATCGTCGAATATCTGAACGAGAAGACCGGCGGCGACAAATTCTGGCCCGCCGATCCCGCCGCGCGCGCCATGGCCCGGTCCATGGCAGCGGAAATGCACAGCAGCTTCGCCGCGCTGCGCCGCGAGCACAGCATGAATATCCGCCAGATCTATCCCGCCGTTCCGCCGTCGGAAGCCGTGGCACAGGATATCGCCCGGATCATGCAGCTCTGGGCTGAGGCCCGCGCCCGCCATGGCGGCGACGGCGAATATCTGTTCGGGGCGTTCGGCGCCGCCGACCTGATGTTCGCGCCGGTCGTGACCCGCTTCATCACCTATCAGCTGCCGGTCGCCCGCTTCGCCGAAGCCTATATGCGCGCGGTCATCGCCCATCCGTGGATGCAGGAATGGATCGGCGGCGCGCAGGCGGAGGAATGGGTGATCGACAAGTTCGAAGTCCCGCCCCAGACGGCCTGA